Proteins from a single region of Punica granatum isolate Tunisia-2019 chromosome 8, ASM765513v2, whole genome shotgun sequence:
- the LOC116187548 gene encoding disease resistance protein RFL1-like, producing the protein MDCAAAVFGSIFQCWDCTTKYRTYIQNLGDNLNSLENKMNELSHVKVDVTRRVETAEGKGWVLTSDVDGWLERVDALKVEVSGILAKGKQLMEKSCLCSLYPKNCRARYRQSKAAERKESTVETEIGRGRSFEVVAYEPGDLVLKRSLEALWDKMAELGHVFEDVRERVKMEEDRHLKRTSEVGGWLERVELLKEEVGKILEKGKQQMEKSNQGVGGDLQSHRNCPSYHQLSKHAEEKRATLEEELGKARGFTVYTYKPDDPLMVEIPLESPVGLDSTFEEVWNWVQDERVRQIGLYGMGGVGKTTLLRKIHNEFLKIEHDYNVVAWIVVSRSTNLEKIQDAIWKKLKLSEAEWHHLSEQDRAGKILSIMKKKSFMLFLDDIWEEIDLLNIGIPSRGHQHRSKIIFTTRSEEVCGLMQADRTKKVGCLSPHKALELFREKVGEETWSAHVEIPKLAEALVEECEYLPLALITVGSSMASRKHLEDWRRTIKVLKNRPSNFAGMEKGVLSVLEFSYEALPNETQKKCFLYCSIFPEDHEYDMEQLINLWIGEGFLDECDGIHEASDCGIDIINNLTRVCLLEDHCRRKFRMHDVVRDMALWVSSEHGQKKNKIIVQEKQKSFLPKEVKKWNDAEKISLWRVDQNTENIDAALTTCSSLSTLILRHTEVETFPHGFFSSMPALRVLDLSGNGCLIELTEDIGVLGNLRYLNLEGTKIMKLPMEVKRLTKLVVLLVDRACIPEGLIPSLSSLRLFHWGSNHSNSRRIVEGDELNLIEELNGMNEIDEIYLTLTFDSTVKKLFMSCPVLQSCLSVLRLTELGSLTIPKSSPRRMEHLTYISFYHCRFAEITMEDVEYGDRSSLPYGSTIPKPPLRLESQDWFRSLERISISHCQQLQDVTVLIYNAPYLKYLKIESCYSMRELIGSNVAASHVYRIFLCLINLCLINLPKLERICSRLLAFPLLERVEVNGCPKLKKLPLVRSKEKVQ; encoded by the exons ATGGATTGTGCAGCTGCAGTATTTGGCTCCATCTTTCAGTGCTGGGATTGCACGACCAAGTACCGGACGTACATCCAAAACCTTGGAGACAACCTCAACTCTCTGGAAAACAAGATGAATGAGCTTAGCCATGTCAAGGTAGATGTGACAAGACGAGTTGAGACGGCTGAAGGAAAAGGATGGGTCCTAACAAGCGATGTTGATGGCTGGTTAGAGAGAGTCGACGCCCTCAAGGTTGAAGTGAGCGGGATTCTGGCAAAAGGGAAGCAGTTGATGGAGAAGAGCTGCCTATGCAGCCTCTATCCCAAGAACTGCCGGGCACGCTACAGGCAGTCTAAGGCAGCAGAGAGAAAGGAAAGCACTGTGGAAACAGAAATCGGCCGTGGTCGGAGTTTTGAAGTTGTGGCCTATGAGCCAGGCGATCTGGTCCTCAAGAGATCTCTAGAGGCTCTTTGGGACAAGATGGCGGAGCTGGGACATGTGTTTGAAGATGTGAGGGAGCGAGTTAAAATGGAGGAAGATCGGCACCTGAAGCGAACAAGTGAAGTTGGTGGCTGGCTGGAAAGAGTGGAACTTCTCAAGGAAGAAGTGGGGAAAATTCTGGAGAAAGGGAAGCAACAAATGGAGAAGAGCAACCAGGGAGTGGGAGGGGACCTTCAATCTCACAG GAACTGTCCGTCCTATCACCAGCTATCAAAGCACGCCGAGGAAAAGAGAGCAACCTTGGAAGAGGAGCTCGGCAAGGCTCGTGGTTTCACAGTTTATACCTACAAGCCAGATGATCCTCTGATGGTTGAGATACCTCTTGAGTCGCCGGTGGGCTTAGATTCCACCTTCGAGGAAGTGTGGAACTGGGTCCAAGATGAAAGGGTGAGACAAATTGGGTTGTATGGCATGGGCGGTGTTGGAAAGACCACCCTCCTGAGAAAAATCCACAATGAGTTTCTGAAAATTGAGCATGATTATAATGTGGTTGCTTGGATTGTGGTGTCCCGATCAACTAATcttgaaaaaattcaagacGCCATATGGAAGAAATTGAAACTCTCTGAAGCTGAATGGCATCACCTCAGCGAACAGGACAGAGCTGGCAAGATATTGAGTATTATGAAGAAAAAGAGCTTCATGCTCTTCTTGGATGATATATGGGAGGAAATAGATCTCTTGAATATTGGGATTCCTTCTCGCGGTCATCAACACAGATCAAAGATAATATTCACCACCCGATCAGAGGAAGTTTGTGGCCTCATGCAAGCTGACAGAACAAAGAAGGTTGGTTGTTTGTCACCACATAAAGCCCTTGAACTATTCCGAGAGAAGGTGGGTGAAGAAACTTGGTCTGCTCATGTTGAAATCCCAAAACTTGCCGAAGCTCTGGTCGAGGAATGCGAGTACCTGCCGCTTGCTCTTATTACTGTTGGGTCATCAATGGCCAGTAGGAAGCATCTCGAAGATTGGAGACGCACTATTAAAGTTTTGAAGAATCGTCCATCCAACTTTGCAGGTATGGAAAAAGGGGTGCTCTCTGTGCTAGAATTTAGCTATGAAGCTTTGCCAAATGAAACTCAAAAAAAGTGCTTCTTGTATTGTTCAATATTTCCAGAGGATCATGAGTACGACATGGAGCAATTGATAAATCTATGGATTGGGGAGGGGTTTCTTGATGAATGTGATGGTATACATGAAGCAAGCGATTGTGGAATCGATATAATCAACAACCTTACACGTGTTTGTTTATTGGAGGATCATTGTCGAAGAAAATTTAGAATGCATGATGTTGTTCGAGATATGGCTCTATGGGTATCCTCTGAACATGGGcagaagaagaataaaatcATAGTTCAGGAGAAGCAGAAGTCTTTTCTGCCAAAGGAAGTCAAAAAGTGGAATGATGCTGAAAAGATCTCTCTCTGGCGGGTTGATCAAAATACTGAAAACATCGATGCAGCATTGACTACTTGCTCCAGTCTATCTACTCTAATACTACGGCATACTGAGGTGGAGACATTTCCACATGGATTCTTTTCTTCCATGCCAGCCTTGAGAGTTTTGGATTTGTCAGGGAATGGATGCTTGATAGAGTTAACTGAAGATATTGGAGTATTAGGAAATTTGCGATATCTTAATTTGGAGGGGACAAAGATAATGAAGCTGCCAATGGAAGTAAAGCGTTTGACGAAGTTGGTGGTTTTGCTTGTAGATCGTGCATGCATTCCAGAGGGATTGATCCCAAGTCTGTCGTCCTTAAGATTGTTTCACTGGGGATCAAACCATTCTAATTCCAGAAGAATAGTTGAAGGAGACGAGCTGAATCTGATAGAGGAGTTGAATGGCATGAACGAAATAGACGAGATTTACCTGACCTTAACCTTCGATAGTACGGTTAAAAAGTTATTCATGAGCTGCCCTGTCTTGCAGAGTTGCTTATCTGTACTCAGGCTTACTGAGTTGGGGTCACTTACAATCCCAAAGTCATCACCAAGGAGAATGGAGCAtcttacatatatatcattttatcATTGTCGATTTGCTGAAATCACCATGGAAGATGTTGAATATGGTGACAGATCTTCTCTACCTTATGGAAGTACGATTCCTAAACCGCCTTTAAGACTGGAAAGTCAAGACTGGTTCCGAAGCCTTGAAAGGATATCCATCTCTCATTGCCAGCAATTACAAGACGTGACAGTTTTGATTTATAATGCTCCGTACCTGAAGTACCTCAAAATTGAGAGTTGTTACTCAATGCGGGAACTGATCGGCAGCAATGTTGCTGCAAGCCATGTGTACAGAATATTCTTATGCCTCATCAACCTATGTTTAATCAATCTTCCGAAATTGGAGAGGATCTGCAGTAGGCTGCTGGCGTTTCCTTTGCTGGAACGGGTAGAAGTCAATGGCTGTCCAAAACTGAAGAAGCTCCCACTTGTTCGCAGCAAGGAAAAGGTTCAATGA
- the LOC116188868 gene encoding FHA domain-containing protein FHA2-like gives FLGLSELKYIYIYIYIYYEESHLIRIEVEGVLHLPGTPPVKLDSQDLLQIGDKKFYFLLPVRSILGCTLGPRHHVAPPPAPVPVMPPPYGYQLVGTSGSSGGKKGRGREYYMEEYEEDDDGIGGGGGGGSGGGAVKKLRREGFDGYGYGGGAGIGGKTGVAHSSEKKGDGQSRVDREADNQQLLQLEEKDVVSSVATVLSDVCGPREWMPMDKLHAELVENYSNVWHHSRVRRYLTSEEWPGLESLGKPWYGLLMLLRKNPEHFVINTRSKGRVTQEFVSLVSLLS, from the exons TTTCTGGGTTTGTCCGagctaaaatatatatatatatatatatatatatattatgaagaAAGTCACTTGATCCGCATTGAGGTCGAGGGCGTCCTCCACCTCCCCGGCACCCCACCCGTCAAGCTTGATTCCCAGGATCTCCTCCAGATCGGCGACAAGAAGTTCTATTTCCTCCTCCCCGTAAGGAGCATTCTCGGCTGTACCCTCGGGCCAAGGCACCACGTGGCACCCCCTCCGGCACCGGTGCCAGTAATGCCGCCGCCGTACGGGTACCAGCTCGTGGGGACCAGCGGCAGCTCAGGGGGGAAGAAAGGGAGGGGGAGGGAGTATTACATGGAGGAGTATGAGGAGGACGACGATGGCATTGGTGGTGGAGGCGGTGGCGGCAGTGGTGGCGGCGCCGTGAAGAAACTGAGGAGGGAAGGATTTGATGGCTATGGTTACGGTGGCGGAGCTGGGATAGGCGGAAAAACGGGAGTAGCGCACTCATCGG AGAAAAAGGGAGATGGACAATCGAGAGTCGACAGGGAAGCCGACAATCAGCAGCTTTTGCAGTTGGAGGAGAAGGATGTGGTCTCATCTGTGGCAACAGTGCTCTCCGACGTCTGTGGCCCCAGGGAGTGGATGCCTATGGATAAACTTCATGCTGAG CTGGTGGAGAACTACAGTAATGTCTGGCACCACAGTCGGGTGAGGAGATACCTGACCTCCGAGGAATGGCCGGGCCTCGAATCCCTGGGTAAACCCTGGTATGGTCTGCTCATGCTGCTGAGGAAGAACCCCGAGCATTTTGTCATCAACACCCGGTCTAAGGGTCGGGTCACTCAGGAGTTTGTATCTCTCGTTTCTCTCCTTTCCTGA